Proteins encoded together in one Vibrio metoecus window:
- a CDS encoding YjiG family protein — MSEVKAKKPMVTDIFVEGAKKGWVIATTSTVPNVLMAFVIIKALQITGALELMGTVFSPVMAIFGLPGEAAAVLIGAWMSMGGAVGVVITLFDQGILNGTHIAILAPAIYLMGSQVQYIGRILGPIGTEGRYIPVMIGISVLNAFGAMWVMNLFL, encoded by the coding sequence ATGAGTGAAGTGAAAGCGAAAAAGCCAATGGTGACTGATATCTTCGTCGAAGGGGCGAAGAAAGGTTGGGTGATTGCCACAACTTCAACGGTGCCAAATGTGTTGATGGCATTCGTGATCATCAAAGCACTGCAAATTACCGGTGCGTTGGAACTTATGGGTACGGTATTTTCCCCTGTGATGGCGATTTTTGGTTTGCCAGGTGAAGCGGCGGCGGTGCTGATTGGTGCATGGATGTCGATGGGTGGTGCGGTCGGCGTTGTCATCACGCTGTTTGACCAAGGCATTTTGAACGGTACTCATATTGCGATTTTGGCTCCTGCAATCTATTTGATGGGATCACAAGTGCAGTACATTGGCCGTATTCTTGGCCCAATTGGTACGGAAGGTCGCTACATCCCAGTGATGATCGGCATTTCAGTATTGAATGCCTTTGGGGCAA
- a CDS encoding nucleoside recognition domain-containing protein, which yields MSQPTTLERKVTWGCYVALAFAVVFFSGLLQSNQWYGVFDFTTLNGAFGKVAYNVSETADGLQVTTTSLRGQGGSGARDGFLFALTLIPTVMFALGMINVLEHYGALDAARKLLTPLLRPIMGVPGNTGLALIASLQSTDAGAAMTRQLKDEGHMTKREADVFTMFQFSAGATIVNFFSSGAVLFTLTLADGSAAVTSSIGLAVAVMFIFKIVGANLFRIYLNLTEGKESSNPEAQQEEAVK from the coding sequence ATGAGTCAACCGACAACGCTGGAGCGAAAAGTGACATGGGGGTGCTACGTTGCGTTAGCGTTCGCCGTGGTCTTTTTCTCTGGTTTACTGCAGTCCAACCAGTGGTACGGTGTATTTGATTTCACCACGTTAAACGGTGCATTTGGTAAGGTGGCTTACAACGTGAGTGAAACGGCCGATGGCCTGCAAGTGACCACCACCTCTTTGCGTGGTCAAGGTGGTAGCGGTGCACGTGATGGTTTTCTTTTCGCACTGACCTTAATCCCTACGGTGATGTTTGCGCTAGGCATGATCAATGTGCTTGAACATTACGGCGCATTAGACGCAGCCCGTAAACTGCTGACTCCTTTGTTGCGTCCAATCATGGGTGTTCCGGGTAACACGGGTTTAGCATTAATTGCATCGCTACAAAGTACCGATGCCGGTGCCGCGATGACTCGCCAGCTCAAAGACGAAGGTCATATGACTAAGCGTGAGGCGGATGTGTTTACCATGTTCCAGTTCTCGGCTGGGGCAACTATCGTGAACTTCTTCTCTTCTGGCGCGGTGCTATTTACGCTCACGCTGGCAGATGGTTCCGCTGCGGTGACTTCTTCAATCGGTCTTGCCGTTGCCGTGATGTTTATCTTCAAAATTGTCGGTGCCAACCTTTTCCGCATCTACCTAAATCTGACCGAAGGTAAAGAATCATCTAACCCAGAAGCACAACAAGAGGAAGCGGTAAAATGA